One stretch of Chitinophagales bacterium DNA includes these proteins:
- a CDS encoding YebC/PmpR family DNA-binding transcriptional regulator: protein MGRAFEFRKARKFKRWAAMSKTFTKIGKEIAMAVKEGGPDPVNNTRLRMAVQNAKAANMPKDNVERAIKKASSKDQASYDEINYEGYAPHGIAIFVETATDNNTRTVANVRSYFNKCNGSLGTSGSVEFLFERKCHFKIDKGTHDAEELELEMIDYGIEELFVEDDHIMIYGDFAQFGNIQKGLDALGIEILESGYERIPLNTTELNEEQQADVEKLLERLEEDDDVQNVYHTMA, encoded by the coding sequence ATGGGAAGAGCATTTGAATTTAGAAAAGCACGTAAGTTTAAAAGATGGGCGGCTATGAGCAAAACTTTTACTAAAATAGGTAAAGAAATAGCTATGGCGGTAAAAGAGGGCGGTCCGGATCCAGTAAATAACACTCGCTTGCGTATGGCGGTTCAAAATGCTAAGGCAGCCAATATGCCTAAAGATAATGTAGAACGTGCTATTAAAAAAGCTTCTTCTAAAGACCAAGCCAGCTATGACGAAATAAATTATGAAGGCTATGCTCCGCACGGAATAGCCATTTTTGTAGAGACTGCTACCGATAATAATACGAGAACAGTAGCCAATGTTAGAAGCTATTTTAATAAATGTAATGGTAGTTTGGGCACTTCTGGCTCGGTAGAGTTTTTATTTGAGCGTAAATGTCATTTTAAAATAGATAAAGGCACTCATGATGCCGAAGAATTAGAACTTGAAATGATAGATTATGGTATTGAAGAGCTTTTTGTAGAAGATGACCACATAATGATTTATGGCGATTTTGCTCAGTTTGGCAATATACAAAAAGGCTTAGATGCTTTGGGTATAGAAATTTTAGAATCGGGATACGAACGCATACCTTTAAACACCACAGAGCTTAATGAAGAACAGCAAGCCGATGTAGAAAAACTATTAGAACGCTTAGAAGAAGACGATGATGTGCAAAATGTATATCATACTATGGCGTAA
- a CDS encoding cytochrome c maturation protein CcmE, producing MKKLHIVALILVAVAIAGIVISASNYTTYEGFTKSKENPGKVYKIVGYLAPNAEMIYEPEIDPNKFTFHMIDKDSIQSTVVYKAPKPQDFERSEQIVVTGKVEGDVFIADEMLMKCPSKYVEDEVKVKSAEEAL from the coding sequence ATGAAAAAATTACATATTGTTGCACTTATTTTGGTAGCAGTAGCTATTGCAGGAATCGTAATTTCTGCCAGCAATTATACTACTTATGAGGGTTTTACAAAATCTAAAGAAAACCCTGGTAAAGTATATAAAATAGTAGGTTATTTAGCACCTAATGCAGAAATGATTTACGAACCCGAAATAGACCCTAATAAATTTACTTTTCACATGATAGATAAAGACAGCATACAAAGTACTGTTGTATATAAAGCTCCAAAACCACAAGATTTTGAAAGAAGTGAACAAATAGTGGTAACAGGAAAAGTAGAAGGAGATGTGTTTATAGCAGATGAAATGCTAATGAAATGCCCATCTAAATATGTAGAAGATGAGGTTAAAGTAAAAAGTGCTGAAGAAGCTTTATAA
- the ccsA gene encoding cytochrome c biogenesis protein CcsA, producing the protein MIDFLANRFNYGFYLGETLWIGNLGHFFIVLSFVLSGLAAFSFFKAEQTKDKGLSKVWNKIARNSYYIHGISIFAIFALLFYMIFNHHFEYHYAWSHSSKDLPVYYIISSFWEGQEGSFLLWQFWHVILGFILIKIAKDYENRVMTVMAFTQMLLGTMVLGVHIFGIKIGMNPFVLLRDVMSQAPIFAKADYLSFIEDGNGLNLLLQNYWMVIHPPVLFLGFALTVVPFAYAIASLWKADYTSWLRPALAWSLATIAFLGLGIFMGGAWAYESLSFGGFWAWDPVENASLVPWLLIVAGTHTLVAYKYTKRGLGISYLLLILTFIFILYSTFLTRSGVLGDTSVHSFTDLGMTGQLLIYMALLSIPAIILLIYRMSKIPKEKGEEAFLSREFWIFIGSLIFIISAAQITWDTSLPVVNKIFGSNLALDNEVVAHYNKVQIIIGILLAIGAAFVQFLSYKTGRLSKYFKYLGLTVGLALVTAIFLGFYFNFPFIIEYSLGESKIPFISTYWMLLFTGFFALYSNIAYILLVVKNKFWQWSGSISHIGFALFILGTLISQGKQLPISINAMGINYGEGFEGEENQTNILLPEGDTLVMGKYWVSYEGRKTDIHNDKKELFNVSYYTKNTDGSYTKDFELHPDAQINAGMGLVSNPDTKRFLTHDIFTHVTSIPEKPKDPTAEVTEMHIGDTVFTSKHYVILEKFISNPVGGSLTFNDTLMGLGALLSVNGFDGFSKELMPLYAININNSTVINPILTDYKTNLEFQLLKFNPQTESVELAYKDKEGSEDFIIMKAIVFPYINVLWIGGIIMLLGALMSAFKRYFNK; encoded by the coding sequence ATGATAGATTTTTTAGCCAATAGATTTAATTACGGTTTTTATTTAGGTGAAACCCTTTGGATAGGTAATTTAGGACACTTTTTTATAGTGCTAAGTTTTGTGCTTTCAGGCTTAGCTGCATTTTCTTTTTTTAAAGCAGAACAAACTAAAGATAAAGGACTTAGTAAAGTTTGGAATAAAATTGCCCGAAATTCATACTACATTCACGGCATCTCTATTTTTGCAATATTTGCTTTGTTATTCTATATGATTTTTAATCATCATTTTGAATACCATTACGCATGGAGTCATTCTTCTAAAGATTTGCCTGTTTATTATATTATTTCTTCGTTTTGGGAAGGTCAAGAAGGGAGTTTTTTGCTTTGGCAGTTTTGGCACGTAATTTTGGGTTTTATTTTAATAAAAATAGCTAAAGATTATGAAAACCGAGTAATGACCGTAATGGCTTTTACTCAAATGCTATTAGGTACTATGGTTTTAGGTGTTCATATTTTTGGTATTAAAATAGGAATGAATCCTTTTGTGCTACTAAGAGATGTAATGAGCCAAGCTCCTATTTTTGCTAAAGCCGATTATCTTTCTTTTATAGAAGATGGAAACGGCTTAAACTTATTGCTTCAAAACTATTGGATGGTCATTCATCCGCCTGTTTTATTTTTAGGTTTTGCTCTTACCGTAGTTCCTTTTGCTTATGCTATAGCCAGCCTTTGGAAAGCCGATTATACCTCTTGGCTACGTCCGGCATTAGCATGGTCTTTGGCTACTATTGCCTTTTTAGGATTAGGTATATTTATGGGAGGAGCTTGGGCTTATGAAAGCTTAAGTTTTGGAGGTTTTTGGGCGTGGGACCCTGTAGAAAATGCTTCTTTAGTACCTTGGCTTCTTATAGTGGCAGGCACGCATACTTTAGTGGCATATAAATATACTAAACGTGGCTTGGGCATTAGTTATTTGCTACTTATTCTTACTTTTATTTTTATTCTTTACAGCACTTTCCTTACCAGAAGTGGTGTTTTAGGCGATACTTCTGTTCATAGTTTTACCGATTTGGGAATGACAGGTCAGCTACTTATTTATATGGCATTATTAAGTATTCCGGCTATTATTTTGTTAATATACCGTATGAGTAAAATACCTAAAGAAAAAGGCGAAGAAGCTTTTTTAAGTAGGGAATTTTGGATATTTATAGGCTCTTTAATTTTTATAATTAGTGCAGCTCAAATTACTTGGGATACATCTTTACCAGTTGTAAATAAAATTTTTGGCTCCAACTTAGCTTTAGATAATGAAGTGGTGGCTCATTATAATAAAGTTCAAATAATTATAGGAATTTTGTTAGCCATAGGAGCGGCTTTTGTACAGTTTTTGTCATATAAAACAGGTAGGTTGTCCAAATATTTTAAATATTTAGGTTTAACAGTCGGATTGGCTCTTGTTACGGCAATATTTTTAGGCTTTTATTTCAATTTTCCTTTTATTATTGAATATAGTTTAGGAGAAAGCAAAATACCTTTTATTTCTACTTATTGGATGTTGCTTTTTACCGGATTTTTTGCACTTTATTCAAATATAGCCTATATACTTTTAGTAGTTAAAAATAAATTTTGGCAATGGAGTGGTTCTATTTCGCATATTGGTTTTGCTTTGTTTATTTTGGGCACTTTAATTTCGCAAGGCAAACAACTGCCTATTTCTATTAATGCTATGGGTATAAATTATGGCGAAGGATTTGAAGGAGAAGAAAACCAAACTAATATTCTTTTGCCGGAAGGAGATACTTTAGTAATGGGAAAATATTGGGTAAGTTATGAAGGAAGAAAAACGGACATTCATAATGATAAAAAAGAGCTTTTTAATGTAAGCTACTATACAAAAAATACGGACGGAAGTTATACCAAAGATTTTGAGCTACACCCCGATGCTCAAATAAATGCCGGCATGGGCTTGGTTTCTAACCCCGATACAAAACGCTTTTTAACTCACGATATTTTTACGCACGTAACTTCTATACCTGAAAAACCAAAAGATCCTACTGCTGAAGTAACAGAAATGCACATAGGCGATACTGTTTTTACGAGTAAACACTATGTGATTTTAGAAAAATTTATTTCAAACCCTGTAGGTGGTTCTCTTACTTTTAATGACACACTTATGGGCTTGGGTGCTTTACTTTCTGTTAATGGTTTTGATGGTTTTAGCAAAGAATTAATGCCATTATACGCTATCAATATAAATAATAGTACGGTTATAAATCCTATTTTAACTGACTACAAAACAAATTTAGAATTTCAACTTTTAAAATTTAATCCACAAACAGAATCAGTAGAATTGGCTTATAAAGACAAAGAGGGTAGCGAAGATTTTATTATAATGAAAGCTATTGTATTTCCTTATATTAATGTATTGTGGATAGGTGGTATAATAATGCTTTTGGGTGCTTTAATGAGTGCTTTTAAAAGATATTTTAATAAGTAA
- a CDS encoding ATP-binding protein — protein MRRQLLKRIKEQCFKGKVILLLGARQVGKTTLLKQLVDEIDKKTVWFNADEADVLREFATADTSTRLLQVIGAKTELVIIDEAQEIKDIGKKLKLLYDTKPEIQIIATGSSSFDLLDKTSEPLTGRKRIYYLYPISYKEIVDDRNILEAKRLLDVRLIYGSYPEVVNNVGDEKEVLLEIAGSYLYKDIMKLEGIRKASHIEKLLTALAFQVGSEVNYHELSKTVGNIDSATVEKYLDIFEKTFIVFKLPAFSRNLRNEIKKGKKYYFYDNGIRNVLISNYSPLDLRMDKGALWENYIISERMKFNHYNKEYPNTYFWRTHDQAEIDYIEETKGILNAYEIKWKEHKNRFPASFLSAYPQHKTAVINKENFETFLGI, from the coding sequence ATGAGAAGACAATTATTAAAGCGTATTAAAGAGCAATGTTTTAAAGGCAAAGTTATTTTACTACTTGGAGCCAGGCAAGTGGGGAAAACTACCTTATTAAAACAATTAGTAGATGAAATAGATAAAAAAACGGTTTGGTTTAATGCAGATGAGGCTGATGTACTAAGAGAGTTTGCTACAGCAGATACAAGTACAAGATTACTGCAAGTAATAGGAGCAAAAACCGAGCTGGTTATAATAGATGAAGCTCAAGAAATTAAAGATATTGGCAAAAAACTAAAATTACTTTACGATACCAAACCTGAAATTCAGATAATTGCAACGGGATCTTCATCTTTTGATTTGCTGGATAAAACAAGTGAGCCATTAACAGGCAGAAAACGCATTTATTATTTATATCCTATAAGCTATAAAGAAATAGTAGATGATAGAAATATATTAGAGGCTAAAAGATTGTTAGATGTTAGGTTGATTTATGGTTCTTATCCGGAGGTGGTAAATAATGTGGGCGATGAAAAAGAGGTACTTTTAGAGATAGCCGGAAGCTATTTGTATAAAGATATAATGAAATTAGAAGGAATACGTAAAGCCAGCCACATAGAAAAGTTACTTACGGCATTGGCGTTTCAAGTGGGGAGCGAAGTTAATTATCATGAATTGTCTAAAACAGTGGGGAATATAGATAGTGCCACCGTAGAGAAATATTTAGATATTTTTGAAAAGACATTTATAGTATTTAAGCTTCCTGCTTTTAGTAGAAATTTACGCAATGAAATTAAAAAGGGCAAGAAATACTATTTTTATGATAATGGTATTAGAAATGTATTGATTAGCAATTATTCTCCTTTAGATTTAAGAATGGATAAAGGTGCATTATGGGAAAATTATATAATAAGCGAGCGAATGAAATTTAACCATTACAATAAGGAATATCCTAATACTTATTTTTGGAGAACTCACGATCAAGCAGAAATAGATTATATAGAAGAAACAAAAGGTATATTAAATGCTTATGAAATAAAATGGAAAGAACATAAAAATAGATTTCCTGCTTCATTTCTTTCTGCATATCCACAGCATAAAACTGCCGTTATAAACAAAGAAAATTTTGAAACTTTCTTAGGAATTTGA
- a CDS encoding DUF2520 domain-containing protein yields MLRNIKIGIIGSGNVAYHFATAFSRLPVINLKAIYSRNEKTGSELAKETNIEYYNNLNEFAEQVDLIIICASDDSISKIAENIKLKNQILAHTSGVVSIDVLKVATENYGSFYPLQTFTKQRQVNLNEVPFLIDASNQKTKTTLLELACVLSNYVVEVKDEDRRKLHVAAVIVNNFSNHLFALAKEYTDNLGVDFNLLKPLIQETALKALEQNPKDIQTGPAKRNDEKTIEKHLSMIDDKNLKELYQWFTKSIEDYYKEENNSTKK; encoded by the coding sequence ATGCTACGAAATATTAAAATAGGAATAATAGGCTCGGGAAATGTAGCTTATCATTTTGCTACAGCTTTTAGTCGGCTACCCGTTATTAACCTTAAAGCTATATACTCAAGAAACGAGAAAACAGGTAGCGAACTTGCAAAAGAAACCAACATTGAGTACTACAATAATCTTAACGAGTTTGCCGAACAAGTAGATTTAATAATTATATGTGCGTCTGATGATTCAATAAGCAAAATAGCTGAAAACATTAAACTTAAAAATCAAATTTTAGCTCACACTTCTGGTGTAGTAAGTATAGATGTTTTAAAGGTGGCTACTGAAAATTATGGCAGTTTTTATCCGCTACAAACTTTTACTAAACAACGCCAAGTAAACCTAAACGAAGTACCTTTTTTAATAGACGCTTCTAACCAAAAGACAAAAACTACTTTGCTGGAATTAGCTTGTGTATTATCAAATTATGTGGTAGAAGTAAAAGATGAAGACCGCAGAAAACTGCATGTAGCTGCGGTAATAGTTAATAATTTTAGTAATCATTTGTTTGCATTAGCAAAAGAATATACCGATAATTTAGGCGTAGATTTTAATTTGCTTAAACCACTCATACAAGAAACTGCCTTAAAAGCTTTAGAGCAAAATCCTAAAGATATTCAAACAGGGCCAGCGAAACGAAATGACGAAAAAACAATAGAAAAGCATTTATCTATGATAGATGATAAAAACTTAAAGGAACTGTACCAATGGTTTACTAAAAGTATTGAGGATTATTATAAAGAAGAAAATAACTCTACTAAAAAATAA
- a CDS encoding translation initiation factor, whose product MAKKKLTLDDLKGVVFSTNPDYQPEEQEEDLEEALAPNQQLLYVSIDRKKRKGKEVTLVEGFLGHEDDLKELGSQLKKYCGVGGSIKDEVILIQGNFRDKIIAYLEKEGYKVKRKGG is encoded by the coding sequence ATGGCAAAAAAGAAACTGACATTAGATGATTTAAAAGGAGTAGTGTTTTCTACAAATCCGGATTATCAACCAGAGGAGCAGGAGGAAGATTTAGAGGAAGCCTTAGCACCCAATCAGCAGTTATTATACGTAAGTATAGATAGAAAAAAGCGAAAAGGCAAAGAAGTAACTTTAGTAGAAGGTTTTTTAGGACACGAAGATGATTTGAAAGAATTAGGGAGTCAACTTAAGAAATATTGCGGAGTAGGTGGTAGTATTAAAGACGAAGTAATATTAATACAAGGTAATTTTAGAGATAAAATAATAGCTTATTTAGAAAAAGAAGGATACAAAGTAAAACGAAAGGGAGGGTAG
- the nadC gene encoding carboxylating nicotinate-nucleotide diphosphorylase, producing MTTQEFISLALKEDVVDPKGVIPTGDHSTLSTIPADRKRKARCLIKQNGVLAGIELAKEIFKQVDASLKFIENGFADGDTVKVGDEVFYVEGSARSILTAERLVLNFMQRMSGIATLTKKYVDEVEGTGVKVLDTRKTTPNLRYFEKWAVKIGGAYNHRFGLYDMIMIKDNHIDYAGGIVEAIDAANNYLKAKGFNVPIEIETRSVEDVKTVLKHGGVQRVMLDNFTVAQVKEAVALIGNKVETEVSGGITLKTIRKYAEAKPDYISVGALTHSYTSLDISLKAI from the coding sequence ATGACAACACAAGAATTTATTTCCTTAGCTTTAAAAGAAGACGTTGTTGACCCTAAAGGCGTAATTCCTACAGGTGACCACTCTACACTTTCTACAATTCCTGCCGATAGAAAAAGAAAAGCACGATGCTTAATAAAGCAAAATGGTGTTTTAGCAGGAATAGAATTGGCTAAAGAGATTTTTAAGCAAGTAGATGCTTCTTTAAAATTTATAGAAAATGGATTTGCCGATGGCGATACAGTAAAAGTAGGCGATGAAGTTTTTTATGTAGAAGGAAGTGCCAGAAGTATATTGACAGCAGAAAGATTGGTGCTTAATTTTATGCAGCGAATGAGCGGAATAGCTACACTAACTAAAAAATATGTAGATGAAGTTGAAGGCACGGGAGTGAAAGTGTTAGATACACGAAAAACTACTCCAAATTTGCGATACTTTGAAAAATGGGCAGTAAAAATTGGAGGAGCTTACAATCATCGTTTTGGTTTGTACGATATGATAATGATAAAAGACAATCACATTGATTATGCTGGAGGAATTGTTGAAGCTATTGATGCCGCTAATAATTATTTAAAAGCAAAGGGCTTTAATGTGCCAATAGAAATAGAAACCAGAAGTGTAGAAGATGTAAAAACGGTTTTAAAACATGGTGGAGTGCAACGAGTTATGTTAGATAATTTTACGGTAGCACAAGTAAAAGAAGCGGTAGCTTTAATAGGGAATAAAGTAGAAACGGAAGTTTCGGGGGGAATAACTTTAAAAACCATTAGAAAATATGCTGAAGCTAAACCCGATTATATTTCGGTGGGAGCTTTAACACACTCCTACACCAGTTTAGATATTAGCTTAAAAGCCATATAA
- a CDS encoding DUF4783 domain-containing protein: MKRKMEFLKKLRVLMLVLFSFGALTLSAQDFSQIGDALKSGNATTLAKYFDGNVEVTILNTEAVYSKNQAELVVKKFFTSNSPNGYKMVHNGDSGGAKYQIGELSTSSGTYRTYVYAKNKMGTWLIQEIRFEKN, translated from the coding sequence ATGAAGAGAAAAATGGAATTTTTGAAGAAATTAAGAGTTTTAATGCTTGTTTTGTTCAGTTTTGGTGCTTTAACCTTATCTGCACAAGATTTTTCTCAAATAGGGGATGCTTTAAAAAGTGGTAATGCAACTACCTTAGCTAAATATTTTGATGGCAATGTAGAAGTTACAATTTTAAATACTGAAGCTGTTTATAGTAAAAATCAAGCAGAGTTAGTGGTAAAGAAATTCTTTACAAGTAACAGCCCAAATGGATATAAAATGGTTCATAATGGGGATTCTGGTGGAGCTAAGTACCAAATTGGAGAATTAAGCACATCATCTGGAACGTACAGAACCTATGTTTATGCTAAAAACAAAATGGGTACATGGTTAATTCAAGAAATTAGGTTTGAAAAGAATTAA
- a CDS encoding 2,3-bisphosphoglycerate-independent phosphoglycerate mutase: MQKLNQKTALIIMDGWGIETDKTRSAIAQAHTPFVDSLYKKYPNSTLITYGTDVGLPKGQMGNSEVGHMNLGAGRVVFQELQRINNAIDDGALENNTVFNKLLNYAISNSKPLHLMGLVSDGGVHSHINHLIGLCQLAHKKGVKEIYIHCFTDGRDCDPKTGKGFIEQLENEIKNTNAKIASVVGRYYAMDRDKRWERIAEAYHLLVNGKGNAFENATEGIEASYQNDVTDEFIKPIVIVDKNKKPIATIKNNDAVLCFNFRTDRCREITQVLTIKDFPEYDMHKLQLAYYTMTRYDETFTNIPVLFSKENINNTIGEILAKNGKTQLRIAETEKYPHVSFFFSGGREKPFEGESRIMVNSPKVATYDLQPEMSAFEVKDKAVAFIKDKQPDFICLNFANTDMVGHTGVFKAAMKAAETVDQCVKEVIETALNYDYDILLTADHGNADIMINEDGTPHTAHTKNLVPLFYISNNKKYTELKNGKLGDLAPTLLKLMGINKPKEMTGNELL, encoded by the coding sequence ATGCAAAAATTAAACCAAAAAACAGCTCTAATTATTATGGATGGTTGGGGTATAGAAACCGATAAAACCCGCAGTGCCATAGCTCAAGCTCACACTCCTTTTGTAGATAGTTTGTATAAAAAATATCCTAACTCTACGCTTATAACCTACGGAACAGATGTAGGATTGCCCAAAGGGCAAATGGGAAACAGCGAAGTGGGACACATGAATTTAGGTGCCGGACGTGTTGTTTTTCAAGAATTGCAAAGAATAAACAATGCGATAGATGATGGAGCATTAGAAAACAATACTGTTTTTAATAAATTGCTTAACTATGCTATTTCTAACAGCAAGCCACTACATTTAATGGGGTTGGTTTCTGACGGAGGTGTACATTCTCATATTAATCATTTAATAGGTTTATGCCAATTAGCTCATAAAAAAGGCGTAAAAGAAATATACATTCATTGCTTTACCGATGGTAGAGATTGTGATCCTAAAACGGGAAAAGGGTTTATAGAACAGCTTGAAAATGAAATAAAAAATACAAATGCAAAAATTGCCAGTGTAGTAGGCAGATACTATGCCATGGACAGAGATAAACGCTGGGAAAGAATAGCGGAGGCTTATCATTTATTGGTTAATGGAAAAGGGAATGCATTTGAAAATGCTACCGAAGGAATAGAAGCATCTTACCAAAATGATGTTACAGATGAATTTATAAAACCTATAGTCATAGTAGATAAAAATAAAAAGCCTATTGCTACTATAAAAAACAACGATGCTGTACTATGTTTTAATTTTAGAACCGATAGATGCAGAGAAATAACCCAAGTTCTTACTATTAAAGATTTCCCTGAGTATGACATGCATAAATTGCAGTTGGCTTATTATACCATGACAAGGTATGATGAAACTTTCACTAATATTCCTGTGCTGTTTTCTAAAGAAAATATAAACAATACCATAGGAGAAATATTGGCTAAAAATGGGAAAACACAACTTAGAATAGCTGAAACTGAAAAATATCCGCACGTAAGTTTCTTTTTTAGTGGCGGCAGAGAAAAACCATTTGAAGGCGAAAGTAGAATAATGGTCAATTCGCCTAAAGTGGCAACTTACGATTTACAGCCCGAAATGAGTGCTTTTGAAGTAAAAGATAAAGCCGTAGCATTTATTAAAGATAAACAGCCCGATTTTATTTGTTTAAATTTTGCCAATACCGATATGGTAGGGCATACAGGCGTTTTTAAAGCAGCTATGAAAGCCGCAGAAACTGTTGACCAATGTGTGAAAGAAGTAATAGAAACTGCACTAAACTACGACTATGATATACTTTTAACTGCCGACCACGGCAATGCCGACATTATGATAAATGAAGATGGCACGCCACACACTGCTCATACTAAAAACTTAGTACCTTTGTTTTATATAAGCAATAATAAAAAATATACAGAACTTAAAAATGGGAAATTAGGAGATTTAGCTCCTACCCTTTTGAAACTAATGGGAATTAACAAGCCAAAAGAAATGACAGGAAATGAATTACTGTAA
- a CDS encoding FAD-binding protein, translating to MPKEITLKIYPHQYNDQSLIKQLVAKNLDIRIENINHIEYLKKSIDARGKNIIFLLRLNVYTKNEKFEKHLNTFQFQKTTKGTCHIIGFGPAGVYAALQCLELGIKPIVIERGKPVEDRIHDIKNINKKLIINNESNYCYGEGGAGTYSDGKLYTRSKKRGNVAKVLDVFIQHGADDKIAYEAHPHIGTNKLPKIMSAMRKNIIENGGEIRFNTKLTDLEIANDQISTLHFSDGTKEKCEQVILATGHSARDIYELLDRKNIAIEAKPFALGVRIEHSQALIDSIQYNRPERGEFLPPASYSLVTQACGRGVFSFCMCPGGVIASASTGQNETVVNGWSSSARNGAYSNSGMVVEVRPENWQQYAKYGALAALQFQKDIEQKAFKTTRSINAPAQRVEDFIQNKVSNTLPRTSYQPGISSYNLHDILPNFIAQSLQQGLIDFGKKMKGYRTNEAVLVGVESRSSSPVRIPRDKETLQHTQLSNLYPCGEGAGYAGGIVSAAIDGMRCAQAITLNNKL from the coding sequence ATGCCCAAAGAAATTACTTTAAAAATATATCCTCATCAGTATAATGATCAGTCTTTAATTAAGCAACTAGTTGCTAAAAATCTTGATATCAGAATTGAAAACATCAATCATATTGAGTATTTAAAAAAATCTATTGATGCCAGAGGAAAAAATATAATTTTTCTATTAAGATTAAATGTTTACACCAAAAATGAAAAATTTGAAAAGCATTTAAACACATTTCAATTTCAAAAAACCACAAAAGGCACTTGCCATATTATAGGTTTTGGCCCTGCTGGCGTATATGCCGCTTTGCAATGTTTAGAACTGGGCATAAAACCCATAGTAATAGAAAGAGGAAAACCCGTAGAAGACCGAATACACGACATTAAAAACATTAATAAAAAGCTAATAATTAACAACGAAAGCAACTATTGCTATGGCGAAGGTGGTGCCGGCACATACAGCGATGGGAAACTTTATACCCGAAGCAAAAAAAGAGGAAATGTAGCTAAAGTCTTAGATGTTTTTATACAGCATGGAGCCGATGACAAAATAGCTTACGAAGCTCATCCGCACATAGGAACTAATAAACTACCTAAAATAATGAGTGCCATGCGGAAAAACATTATTGAAAATGGTGGAGAAATACGTTTTAACACTAAACTTACTGATTTGGAAATAGCTAATGACCAAATTTCTACTTTACATTTTTCTGACGGTACAAAAGAAAAATGTGAGCAAGTAATATTAGCAACAGGACATTCTGCAAGAGATATTTATGAGCTTTTAGATAGAAAAAACATAGCCATAGAAGCTAAACCTTTTGCTTTAGGTGTAAGAATAGAGCACAGCCAAGCTCTTATAGATAGTATTCAATACAATAGACCGGAAAGAGGAGAATTTTTACCTCCGGCAAGCTACAGTTTGGTTACCCAAGCGTGTGGCAGAGGCGTTTTTTCATTTTGTATGTGCCCGGGTGGGGTTATTGCTTCGGCAAGCACGGGGCAAAATGAAACCGTAGTAAACGGCTGGAGCTCAAGTGCCAGAAATGGAGCATATTCTAATAGCGGTATGGTGGTAGAAGTACGTCCAGAAAACTGGCAACAATACGCAAAATATGGAGCGTTAGCCGCTTTGCAATTTCAAAAAGACATAGAACAAAAGGCTTTTAAAACCACAAGAAGTATTAATGCACCGGCACAACGTGTAGAAGATTTTATTCAAAATAAAGTTTCTAACACTTTACCCAGAACATCCTATCAGCCGGGAATAAGTAGCTATAATTTGCATGATATTTTACCCAATTTTATTGCTCAAAGTTTACAGCAAGGCTTAATAGATTTTGGCAAAAAAATGAAAGGCTATAGAACTAATGAAGCCGTATTAGTAGGTGTGGAAAGTAGATCCAGTAGCCCCGTACGCATACCCCGAGATAAAGAAACGCTACAACATACACAACTCTCAAACCTTTATCCCTGTGGCGAAGGAGCCGGCTATGCCGGAGGTATAGTAAGTGCCGCCATAGACGGTATGAGATGTGCTCAAGCCATTACTTTAAACAATAAATTATGA